A window of Variovorax paradoxus genomic DNA:
CGCTCGGGGCGCTCCAGCGACGAGGAGCGCACCGTCTTCAAGGCCGTGGGCAGCGCGCTCGAAGACCTGACCGCCGCCACGCTGGTATGGCAGGCCGCAACGCCGCCGGCCTAATGCTTCCGGCTTAGTGTCGGCCGCGAGACCGATTTCGGAGGGCTTTTTCCTACATCCGCATACGTCAAGCAGCTAATGGCGAGCGCCGGCACATCCCGCTATCGTCCTTGCACGACAGACAGAGGAGGCGCCCGCATGCTCAGCACACATCACAAGGCCAACATCCTGCGCAAGGCGGGGTACGACGTTCCCGCGTGTCCGATCGAGCACCACGTTGGAGGACTGGGCACGGCAAGCCTGCCTGCCGACACGGTGCATCAGACGCCGCAAGCCTGGGGCAAGGCCATCGAGACGATGTATGTGTCGTATGCCGCCGCCCGCGCAGCCAAGAGCCTGCGCGACGCGGAAGAGGCGCGGATGCTGGCGATGCTGCAGTTGCGTTCGGCCAAGGCCTACGCCTGAGTCTCGCCGCCGCCTCGGTCGCGCAGGTAGGCAAGGATCAGCCGGACCAGTTCGGTCCTCAGCGCCGCCGAGCCGAGTTCGTTGCGGCCGGCCGCCGAGTGGACAACACCTTCGACGGCCGACGAGAGCATCCGCGCGGCCATGACCGCCCCATCGTCGTCACTCCGTTCATCGGCTGCAGCCAGCAGCCCCCGATAGCGCCGTTGGTACTCGGCCTCGAACGCCACATAGCTCGAGCGTGCCCCCAGCGGCACCTCGTCGACCAGCACGTGGTGCAGCGCCTGGTCGATGGA
This region includes:
- a CDS encoding TetR/AcrR family transcriptional regulator; translation: MRKAPRQQRSRATVDVIVEAAARVLGRRGWARFTTNEIAAVAGVSVGSLYQYFPNKLAIAEAIRQRHLDEVLRVLSAADEQSETLALEQRVGRFIDGVIAAHSIDQALHHVLVDEVPLGARSSYVAFEAEYQRRYRGLLAAADERSDDDGAVMAARMLSSAVEGVVHSAAGRNELGSAALRTELVRLILAYLRDRGGGETQA